The Sporosarcina ureae genome includes a region encoding these proteins:
- a CDS encoding IS110 family transposase, with amino-acid sequence MKHVVALDVSKGKSTIAIYDGYRQCEFEGELHHTRAEFERLHKRMAEITKVDGRAPDIVFEATGVYSKPVEAFLKDSGYAYCRMNPLEANLQMAKMRRHKTDLSDAHELAKTHFQVERKNTYIQDDYYEQMRAMTRYYDEVDEEMILLKSRMHSILHLSFPELEKLITPSSALFLNIVQLYPHPALLLDHSKTVIKNRLKANTRKNLSLTRAEAKASVLLEAARNSYPATKPNDIRCDQVRDYASRIADLMEKKDTLVKQMTELSEGRKEYLVYRSIPGIGDSTACRLIGEIGDVRRFKNAKQLNAYAGIDIMRYQSGNTQYRDRINKRGNKHLRKILYFMICAMLMAKGKTNHFVDHYYKLKKQPQRKPHKVAIIACINKFLKVTFQLLTHGILYDYESALPAQKS; translated from the coding sequence ATGAAACATGTCGTAGCTTTAGATGTGAGTAAAGGAAAAAGTACTATTGCGATTTATGATGGTTATCGCCAATGTGAATTCGAAGGCGAATTACATCATACACGTGCTGAATTTGAACGATTACACAAACGAATGGCAGAGATCACGAAGGTAGATGGACGGGCGCCAGATATCGTATTTGAAGCAACCGGCGTTTATTCAAAACCTGTCGAAGCATTTCTAAAAGATTCTGGCTATGCATATTGCCGCATGAATCCACTTGAAGCCAATTTACAGATGGCGAAGATGCGACGGCACAAAACGGATCTTAGCGATGCCCATGAACTTGCGAAAACTCATTTTCAAGTGGAGCGTAAAAATACATATATCCAAGATGATTATTATGAACAGATGCGTGCGATGACGCGTTATTACGATGAAGTCGATGAAGAAATGATTTTACTGAAAAGCAGAATGCATTCGATTCTACATCTAAGTTTTCCAGAATTAGAAAAGCTTATTACACCAAGTTCAGCTCTGTTTTTAAATATTGTTCAGCTCTATCCGCATCCTGCACTTTTACTGGATCATTCAAAGACGGTCATTAAGAATCGTTTAAAAGCTAATACAAGAAAGAACCTTTCGTTGACACGGGCCGAAGCGAAAGCATCCGTTCTATTGGAAGCAGCGCGAAACAGCTATCCAGCCACCAAACCGAATGATATTCGATGCGACCAGGTTCGTGATTACGCGTCCCGAATTGCAGATTTGATGGAGAAGAAAGATACACTGGTGAAACAAATGACAGAGTTATCAGAAGGCCGAAAAGAATATCTTGTCTACCGCTCGATACCGGGTATAGGCGATTCGACGGCATGCCGATTAATCGGAGAAATTGGAGATGTTCGCCGCTTTAAGAATGCGAAACAATTGAACGCTTACGCAGGCATCGATATCATGCGATATCAGTCGGGGAATACACAATATAGAGATCGTATTAATAAAAGAGGAAACAAACATCTGCGGAAGATTTTATATTTTATGATATGCGCTATGCTTATGGCTAAAGGAAAGACGAATCATTTTGTAGACCATTACTACAAACTAAAAAAGCAACCTCAGAGGAAGCCTCATAAGGTTGCGATCATCGCCTGTATCAATAAGTTTCTGAAAGTGACATTCCAGTTACTGACGCATGGCATTCTTTACGATTATGAGTCCGCACTACCAGCTCAGAAATCGTAA
- a CDS encoding CPBP family intramembrane glutamic endopeptidase → MDQVENRYEKSTQDSKTKDMIIVFSSFTFVCFAIIFGLLVYDVLTIQNLLSFDQPMKSIMILVISSIALVVYGVVLTFIIPSNYIDDNNNSYQDDSLSKIFILMFIAAMFEETFFRGIIQNVLFLFTTHEWVAILLTTGLFLLIHIQYFKKPIMLLNICIPSLIFGWIYFKTNNLLVPILVHFIMNIGMTTLFKYKIISVKK, encoded by the coding sequence ATGGATCAAGTAGAGAACAGGTACGAAAAAAGTACGCAAGATTCTAAAACCAAAGACATGATCATTGTATTTTCTTCATTTACGTTCGTTTGTTTTGCTATCATTTTTGGCCTTTTGGTTTACGACGTACTCACAATACAAAACCTCCTTTCGTTTGATCAACCAATGAAATCCATCATGATTTTAGTTATTTCATCCATTGCTTTAGTAGTCTACGGAGTCGTTTTGACTTTTATTATTCCATCGAATTATATCGATGACAACAATAATAGCTATCAGGACGATTCACTATCAAAGATTTTCATTTTGATGTTTATAGCCGCAATGTTTGAAGAGACATTCTTTAGGGGCATCATTCAAAACGTACTTTTCCTATTTACAACGCACGAATGGGTTGCCATCCTACTAACGACTGGATTGTTTCTGCTCATACATATCCAATACTTTAAAAAGCCCATTATGTTATTAAATATTTGCATCCCGAGTCTCATTTTTGGTTGGATCTATTTTAAAACAAACAATCTCCTAGTACCGATTTTGGTTCACTTCATCATGAATATCGGAATGACCACTTTATTTAAATATAAAATAATTAGCGTTAAGAAATGA
- a CDS encoding helix-turn-helix transcriptional regulator, with protein MEKSILSLKLKEYRRQKGLTQEELAELLEVSDKSISKWELGNGYPSKKNMLKISDLLNVSLEVLMIEEQAEDNRLKRSFKYALISYCIIFSLTIIIRGIKEADRYQDILSKDLGEIIKIVIVNFGQNIYLSIVPALIIGLVFHFYLIPRQQAE; from the coding sequence ATGGAAAAAAGTATATTGAGTTTAAAACTAAAGGAATACCGCAGACAAAAAGGGCTTACACAAGAGGAACTCGCGGAGTTATTAGAAGTTAGTGATAAATCAATTTCAAAGTGGGAATTAGGCAATGGCTATCCAAGTAAGAAAAACATGTTGAAAATATCAGATTTATTGAATGTGTCATTAGAGGTTTTAATGATCGAAGAACAAGCCGAGGATAACAGATTGAAGAGAAGCTTTAAGTATGCGTTGATTAGCTACTGCATTATTTTTTCGCTAACGATCATAATTAGAGGGATCAAAGAAGCAGATCGTTATCAAGATATATTAAGTAAAGATCTTGGAGAAATTATTAAAATAGTAATTGTTAATTTCGGACAAAATATTTATCTTTCCATTGTACCAGCTTTAATTATTGGTCTAGTCTTTCATTTCTACTTGATTCCCCGACAGCAAGCCGAGTAA
- a CDS encoding conserved phage C-terminal domain-containing protein, which translates to MKLLIDEEPIPLLPSLVHLVGINGALVMQQVHFRSRISKNIRDGHKWIYKTYDDWTKEFTFWSSNTIRRIIYDLEKKGYLISARHHNRMKIDNTKWYRIDYTKLPISAFELEQVTCSDAPCAPVEVKQVRVAELGKPITKERKESLKIKNKDQVEMNLDVAHHVIQYLNDKTGKQFNATSPATKKMIAGRVKEGYTQEDFLKVIDLKVSQWMKHAEFNRFLRPSTLFSTTNFENYINELAVVQKPKKRLIVLPELDFNKGDEHV; encoded by the coding sequence ATGAAATTATTAATTGATGAAGAGCCGATACCGTTACTGCCGTCGCTCGTGCACTTAGTTGGAATTAATGGAGCCTTGGTTATGCAGCAAGTGCATTTCCGCTCGCGTATATCCAAAAATATTCGAGACGGTCATAAGTGGATTTATAAAACGTATGACGACTGGACAAAAGAATTTACATTTTGGTCATCGAATACGATTAGACGCATTATTTATGATCTTGAAAAAAAGGGCTATCTCATTTCAGCACGGCATCACAATCGGATGAAAATTGATAACACGAAATGGTACCGAATCGACTACACTAAATTGCCTATAAGTGCCTTTGAACTTGAGCAAGTCACTTGCTCAGATGCGCCATGTGCACCTGTCGAAGTTAAGCAAGTCCGCGTGGCGGAGTTGGGCAAGCCAATAACCAAAGAACGTAAAGAATCTTTAAAAATAAAGAATAAAGACCAAGTCGAGATGAATCTCGACGTCGCACATCATGTGATTCAATATCTGAATGATAAAACCGGAAAGCAATTCAACGCCACCTCACCAGCTACTAAGAAGATGATCGCTGGCAGAGTGAAAGAGGGCTATACGCAAGAAGATTTCCTGAAAGTTATTGATCTCAAAGTATCACAGTGGATGAAACATGCTGAATTCAACCGCTTCCTACGACCGTCGACATTATTTAGCACAACGAATTTTGAAAACTATATCAATGAACTAGCCGTAGTGCAGAAACCGAAAAAGCGCTTGATCGTTTTGCCAGAACTGGATTTCAACAAAGGGGATGAACACGTATGA
- a CDS encoding GerAB/ArcD/ProY family transporter — MHNVKINSYQFLVLVIFFTVGTGILIVPSALAAEAKQDAWIAAIVGIGIGLLVIWLFTTIASWFPGLTYIQITEKIFGKWIGKIVSILFVSMATYYTSSLLYYSATFVTTNMMPNTPSVALHILMIGIVVMGIRLGIETIARSAEILIVVFVVLFLILTVFISPQIKFENVQPVYEVGTKMIFQSSIYFVTSSSVNAIVLLMIFPAFINNMKHAKKSFIIGHLIGGIFILMLTFLCVAVLGAEDTARQIYPGYELAKRISVGDFVQRIEGFMGSLWFIALYFKTVLYFYASVLGITQILHLKDYRSLTLPLGMFTVILALVIYSNVVYQKLVEQTIEIFFSAFIGLFFPLLLAIVYAFRKNKFKKEPESS; from the coding sequence ATGCACAATGTTAAAATTAATTCATATCAATTTCTAGTTTTGGTTATTTTCTTTACTGTTGGTACAGGCATCTTAATTGTCCCATCAGCTTTAGCTGCTGAAGCGAAACAAGATGCTTGGATTGCTGCTATTGTTGGTATAGGAATCGGTCTATTGGTCATATGGCTATTTACCACTATAGCTTCTTGGTTTCCAGGTCTCACCTATATCCAAATAACTGAAAAAATATTCGGAAAATGGATAGGTAAAATTGTGTCGATATTATTTGTATCCATGGCTACTTATTATACTTCTAGTCTTTTGTATTATTCCGCAACATTCGTAACGACCAATATGATGCCAAATACTCCTTCGGTAGCCCTCCATATTTTGATGATAGGAATTGTCGTGATGGGAATCCGTCTTGGAATAGAAACGATCGCCCGTTCTGCAGAAATCCTAATTGTCGTTTTCGTTGTCCTATTCCTCATTTTAACGGTGTTTATTTCTCCGCAAATCAAGTTTGAAAATGTACAGCCTGTTTATGAGGTAGGGACAAAAATGATCTTTCAATCCAGCATTTATTTTGTCACTTCATCTTCTGTTAATGCGATTGTTTTATTAATGATTTTCCCTGCATTTATCAACAACATGAAACATGCTAAAAAGTCCTTTATAATTGGGCACTTAATAGGTGGAATCTTCATCTTGATGCTTACATTTCTGTGTGTTGCGGTATTAGGCGCTGAAGATACGGCAAGACAAATTTATCCAGGCTATGAATTAGCTAAAAGGATAAGTGTTGGAGATTTCGTACAGCGTATTGAAGGATTCATGGGTTCGCTTTGGTTTATTGCTCTCTACTTTAAGACAGTTCTTTATTTTTACGCTTCCGTTTTAGGGATTACACAAATATTACATTTGAAAGATTACCGTTCTTTAACGCTGCCGTTAGGAATGTTCACCGTGATTCTCGCTCTCGTGATCTATTCGAACGTTGTATACCAAAAATTAGTGGAACAAACGATTGAAATATTCTTTTCCGCATTTATCGGACTTTTCTTCCCTCTTTTACTTGCGATTGTATATGCCTTTCGAAAAAACAAGTTTAAAAAGGAACCGGAGAGTTCTTAG
- a CDS encoding spore germination protein yields the protein MSFLKRRNISKVQSTPPSQTKESSSISDLQTSLQDNIQNVKDCLGESTDIVIREIRIGKGGSVKAGIFYTDGLSDTPALQNFIMESLMLDIPGTELEEKLTPQPDLFTSLKDFAMTVGEIKDVTNFDDLFTSLLSGDAILLIDGYSKGLVIGNKHWIERGVTEPTSQTVVRGPREGFSENLRVNTALVRRKLKDPNLWMESRVIGTRTKTNVAIMYINGVVNDEIVEELRLRLDRIDIDGILESGDIEGFIEDSSFSPFPTVFNTERPDIVTSALLEGRIAILVDGTPFVLIVPALFVQFFQSPEDYYVHTGIGSLIRLLRFIAFFISLLAPSFFIAITTFNQSMLPPALLISLTAQREGVPFPAFIEALIMEVTFEILREAGIRMPRTIGTAMSIVGAYVIGTAAVEAGIISAAMVIIVSITAISSFVSPTYNLAISARILRFVFMGLAASFGLYGIAVGLIALTLHLCSLRSFGIPYMTPLAPFNIPDQKDTLIVVPIWRMFTRPRLINQKNRVRQQDPASAKPRPPKNKN from the coding sequence ATGAGCTTTTTAAAAAGGAGAAATATTTCTAAAGTACAATCCACTCCCCCTAGCCAAACGAAGGAAAGCAGTTCAATAAGTGACTTACAAACAAGTCTTCAAGACAATATACAAAACGTGAAGGATTGTCTGGGCGAAAGCACGGATATTGTCATTCGGGAAATACGAATTGGTAAAGGTGGATCAGTGAAAGCGGGTATTTTCTATACCGACGGGTTGTCTGATACCCCTGCATTGCAAAATTTCATCATGGAATCCTTGATGTTAGACATACCAGGCACGGAGTTGGAAGAGAAGTTAACGCCTCAACCAGATTTGTTCACTTCTTTAAAAGATTTCGCCATGACAGTAGGTGAGATTAAAGATGTAACCAATTTTGATGATCTTTTCACATCCCTTTTATCTGGGGATGCGATTTTGTTAATTGATGGATATTCTAAAGGTCTCGTAATCGGGAATAAGCATTGGATTGAGCGTGGGGTAACAGAACCTACATCTCAGACAGTAGTTAGAGGGCCAAGGGAAGGTTTTTCCGAAAATTTGCGTGTGAACACGGCATTAGTTCGTCGGAAGCTTAAGGATCCGAACCTTTGGATGGAGTCAAGGGTCATTGGTACACGTACAAAAACGAATGTTGCCATTATGTATATCAACGGTGTCGTCAATGACGAAATTGTCGAAGAATTGCGGTTACGTTTGGATCGAATAGATATTGACGGGATTTTGGAAAGTGGTGATATCGAAGGATTCATCGAAGACTCATCATTCTCCCCTTTCCCTACCGTTTTTAATACGGAGCGACCAGATATAGTAACTTCGGCACTTCTTGAAGGACGCATAGCCATTTTAGTAGATGGAACTCCTTTTGTGTTGATCGTTCCTGCACTATTCGTCCAGTTTTTTCAATCTCCTGAAGATTATTATGTGCATACGGGTATTGGAAGCCTGATTCGACTCCTTCGTTTTATTGCATTTTTTATTTCTTTGCTTGCGCCTTCATTTTTTATTGCGATTACCACTTTCAATCAATCGATGCTACCGCCAGCACTTCTCATTAGCTTGACGGCTCAACGAGAAGGTGTGCCATTTCCAGCATTTATTGAAGCGCTCATAATGGAAGTCACTTTTGAAATCTTAAGGGAAGCAGGCATACGAATGCCACGCACTATTGGGACAGCTATGTCGATTGTGGGCGCATATGTCATAGGAACTGCAGCAGTTGAAGCGGGGATTATTTCAGCTGCAATGGTCATCATCGTTTCCATCACTGCTATATCTAGTTTTGTTTCGCCTACCTACAACCTTGCGATCTCTGCAAGGATACTACGCTTTGTATTTATGGGGTTAGCCGCTTCATTTGGTTTATACGGGATTGCGGTAGGTTTAATAGCTCTTACTCTTCACTTATGCAGTTTACGTTCTTTTGGTATACCGTACATGACACCATTAGCACCGTTTAATATACCTGATCAAAAGGACACGTTAATTGTTGTGCCTATCTGGAGGATGTTTACACGCCCTCGCTTAATTAATCAAAAAAATAGAGTGAGACAACAAGATCCCGCTTCTGCTAAACCACGTCCACCTAAAAATAAGAACTAA
- a CDS encoding HEAT repeat domain-containing protein, whose amino-acid sequence MKQFETALPEQYEALKKQANYTSSWRERLEAVKILSDYQHDKVIDLLKNRMQNDTVYQVQVTAYEALVAFGEKVEKPSPTRFDIIKNTDKIFLRVKKSLPKDHTVEDFADKLKRMRLDVFDAYEGDKGVEFMNWLEGRWAKL is encoded by the coding sequence TTGAAACAATTTGAAACAGCATTACCTGAGCAGTATGAAGCATTAAAAAAACAGGCCAATTATACGTCTAGCTGGCGAGAGCGTCTGGAAGCAGTCAAAATTTTATCAGATTATCAACATGACAAAGTCATAGATTTATTAAAAAATCGAATGCAAAATGACACTGTCTATCAAGTGCAAGTAACAGCATATGAAGCACTTGTTGCGTTTGGTGAGAAAGTAGAAAAGCCATCCCCTACACGTTTTGATATCATCAAAAATACAGACAAGATCTTCCTGCGGGTGAAAAAGAGCTTGCCAAAGGATCACACGGTGGAAGACTTTGCAGATAAACTAAAACGGATGCGTTTGGATGTTTTTGACGCATATGAAGGCGACAAAGGTGTAGAATTTATGAACTGGTTAGAGGGACGTTGGGCTAAGCTGTAG
- a CDS encoding endonuclease V — MKIHIQNVHPLSIDQTKWNAIQLCLQEKISLVNKITATDIKFIAGVDVAYWEEAGVEWGVCSIIVIDFATKAVIEETNSTGMIAVPYIPGYLAFRELPLIIEAAKKLTHAPDLFMFDGNGYLHPRHMGIATHASFFLNKPTFGIAKSYLKIANHKLEMPENRAGSYVDILIHKEIYGRVLRTQSHVKPIFVSCGNYIDISTATTITEELINNESRLPIPVRLADLATKRNRRQLRNTKS, encoded by the coding sequence ATGAAAATACATATACAGAATGTTCATCCGCTATCGATTGACCAAACGAAATGGAATGCCATTCAACTCTGTTTACAAGAAAAGATCAGTTTAGTAAACAAAATAACCGCTACTGATATCAAATTTATTGCGGGTGTGGATGTTGCTTACTGGGAAGAGGCAGGGGTGGAATGGGGTGTTTGTAGCATCATCGTCATAGACTTTGCTACAAAGGCGGTTATTGAGGAAACAAATAGCACCGGTATGATCGCAGTCCCTTATATACCAGGATATTTGGCATTTCGGGAACTTCCCCTAATTATAGAAGCGGCCAAAAAGCTTACACACGCGCCAGATCTATTTATGTTTGATGGCAATGGCTATTTGCATCCAAGGCATATGGGAATCGCAACACATGCTTCATTCTTTTTGAATAAACCAACTTTCGGTATCGCCAAAAGTTATTTAAAAATAGCTAATCATAAATTGGAAATGCCTGAAAATAGGGCAGGTTCTTATGTAGATATACTTATACATAAGGAGATATACGGCAGAGTGTTGCGAACACAATCACATGTCAAACCTATATTCGTTTCATGTGGGAATTATATAGATATATCAACAGCAACGACCATTACTGAAGAATTAATAAATAATGAAAGTCGACTACCCATACCGGTTAGACTGGCAGATTTGGCAACAAAGAGAAATAGAAGACAGCTACGGAACACGAAATCTTAA
- a CDS encoding DUF4181 domain-containing protein produces the protein MFWFRFGLIIVCVFALISLLKVLLRKLLKIEKVKREFFSYNYINELHRKIDKSLRVISTVSLIILYIVLLFYYENLIYLFFFAILFFTILDYMITAFFEWKYTLYPKQSILTITEMLVLIAATIIVVQFNLLGPY, from the coding sequence GTGTTCTGGTTTAGATTTGGATTAATTATAGTGTGTGTGTTTGCTCTTATTTCACTACTTAAGGTTCTTCTGAGGAAACTACTTAAAATCGAAAAAGTAAAAAGAGAGTTTTTTTCTTATAACTACATAAATGAACTACATCGAAAAATCGATAAAAGTTTACGGGTTATTTCTACAGTTAGCCTAATCATTTTATATATTGTCTTACTTTTTTATTATGAAAACTTAATTTATTTGTTTTTCTTCGCCATCCTGTTTTTTACGATACTCGACTATATGATCACAGCATTTTTCGAATGGAAGTATACACTCTATCCAAAACAATCGATTCTGACGATAACCGAAATGCTAGTCTTAATAGCAGCTACCATCATCGTGGTTCAATTTAACTTACTTGGTCCCTATTGA
- a CDS encoding Ger(x)C family spore germination protein, protein MKKYILVLLVLTLFLSGCWDRRELNELGITMALGIDKVKNEYQVSAQVIVPSEVSLNASLGRSAVTLYQASGETVYEAFRKMTKNSPRKIYAGHLRILVIGEELAKEGISESLDLLARDWELRSDFYVVVAEDLAASEVLNVTTAIESIPANKMFNALKTSERNWAGTEGIILDDLLTNLTSDGKEAILTGIKVIGDKEIGSSKQNVESITPSTRLQYDGLAVFKEDQLVGWLTEEESRGYSDITNNVHKTVTAIPCPKEGQIAIEVLDFNTSMKGSINKGEPEVDLHIQVKGNVGEVQCSIDLTKPETMNELQRIYEKEVKELIEQTIHSVQNQYQSDIFGFGEAIRRSNPKEWKKMKKHWDEKFTNLTVHVQVEMKDLRIGTLNNSFLRKVKD, encoded by the coding sequence ATGAAAAAGTATATATTGGTACTCCTCGTTCTCACCCTCTTCCTATCCGGGTGTTGGGATCGGAGGGAGCTAAATGAACTTGGTATAACAATGGCATTAGGAATCGATAAGGTGAAAAATGAATACCAAGTAAGCGCTCAAGTGATCGTACCTTCGGAGGTCTCTTTGAATGCAAGCTTGGGGCGTTCAGCGGTCACTCTCTATCAAGCATCAGGTGAAACAGTATATGAAGCGTTTCGGAAAATGACGAAGAATTCTCCTCGGAAAATTTATGCTGGGCATCTTCGTATACTGGTCATCGGTGAAGAACTAGCTAAAGAAGGAATAAGTGAATCGTTGGATTTGCTGGCAAGGGATTGGGAACTTCGATCAGACTTCTATGTAGTTGTTGCAGAGGACTTGGCTGCTTCTGAAGTACTGAATGTGACTACGGCAATAGAAAGCATTCCAGCCAACAAAATGTTTAATGCTCTTAAAACATCAGAAAGAAACTGGGCTGGCACAGAAGGTATTATATTAGACGACTTATTAACAAATCTCACAAGTGACGGAAAAGAAGCTATATTAACGGGAATTAAAGTAATAGGAGATAAGGAAATAGGTTCTAGCAAACAAAATGTGGAGTCGATTACTCCCTCTACGCGTCTTCAATATGATGGTTTGGCTGTGTTTAAAGAAGACCAGCTAGTCGGCTGGCTTACTGAAGAGGAAAGCAGAGGGTATTCAGATATCACTAACAATGTACATAAAACCGTGACTGCTATTCCGTGCCCGAAAGAGGGACAAATCGCTATAGAGGTTTTAGATTTTAATACTTCAATGAAAGGCTCTATAAACAAAGGTGAACCCGAGGTAGATCTCCATATTCAGGTAAAAGGTAATGTAGGCGAGGTACAATGCTCAATTGATCTTACGAAACCAGAAACAATGAACGAGTTACAAAGAATTTATGAAAAAGAAGTGAAAGAACTTATAGAACAGACTATACATTCTGTACAAAATCAATACCAATCAGACATTTTCGGATTTGGCGAAGCTATCCGTCGCTCCAATCCTAAAGAGTGGAAAAAGATGAAAAAACATTGGGATGAAAAGTTTACCAATTTGACCGTACATGTTCAGGTGGAAATGAAAGATCTTCGGATCGGCACATTAAATAATTCGTTTTTAAGAAAAGTAAAGGATTAA
- a CDS encoding replicative DNA helicase, whose protein sequence is MNSELMEKSLLGTMMEENYLILDSGIQTAFFETQLHKNIYLAMKELANAGNSIDFITLLTTREPAELGGANYVSELRRFANPARFDEYVEIVISKWKIVERARILQLAQNELWETNDIIKALEELDTDHRSDESLLLDDYLVSQYERPFIEGPDMTGISTGLLPMDYLLNGFQDSEFIVIAARPSMGKTDTLNHLALTAGLNGHVPIVFSLEMSRKTMTDRLISVTGGYSRLKMRNPHRHFDNTQKNSWMTALDHLQSAKIRIDDRGGIKVSQIKATARRVINSQPNKQPIIFVDYLQIIRPEETMTNQNQAIGQISADLKAMAKELNCPVVVLSQLSRAVEQRQDKQPMMSDLRDSGNIEQDADVVCFLYREDYYDQESELKNHLEINIAKHRNGPVGSFMVYYNKDNSRLASIQ, encoded by the coding sequence ATGAATAGTGAACTAATGGAAAAAAGCCTTCTCGGTACGATGATGGAGGAAAATTATTTGATCCTCGACAGTGGGATTCAGACAGCATTTTTTGAAACACAACTGCACAAAAATATTTATCTAGCCATGAAAGAGCTGGCGAACGCTGGGAACTCGATCGACTTCATTACATTGCTGACGACACGGGAACCGGCAGAACTGGGTGGGGCCAATTACGTCTCGGAACTACGTCGCTTTGCCAACCCTGCACGATTTGACGAGTATGTAGAAATCGTCATTTCCAAGTGGAAGATAGTCGAGAGGGCGAGAATCCTACAGCTGGCACAGAACGAATTATGGGAGACGAATGATATTATCAAAGCGTTGGAAGAACTGGATACTGATCATAGGTCAGATGAATCATTGCTACTCGACGATTACCTCGTAAGTCAGTATGAACGTCCATTCATCGAAGGACCGGACATGACAGGAATTAGTACAGGCCTACTACCGATGGATTATCTGCTGAACGGATTTCAAGACAGTGAATTCATTGTCATCGCTGCAAGGCCTTCTATGGGGAAGACGGATACTCTCAATCATCTCGCACTAACTGCTGGATTGAACGGTCATGTACCGATCGTCTTTTCGCTCGAAATGAGCCGTAAAACGATGACCGACCGTTTGATATCCGTAACAGGTGGATACAGCCGATTGAAGATGCGCAATCCACATCGCCACTTCGACAACACACAGAAGAATTCGTGGATGACGGCACTCGACCATTTGCAAAGCGCCAAGATCCGTATCGATGACAGAGGCGGAATAAAAGTGAGTCAAATAAAAGCCACTGCCCGAAGAGTTATCAACTCTCAACCAAACAAGCAACCCATTATCTTTGTGGATTACTTGCAAATTATTCGACCAGAAGAAACAATGACTAACCAAAACCAAGCAATCGGCCAAATTAGCGCAGATCTAAAAGCGATGGCTAAAGAATTGAACTGTCCAGTCGTCGTACTATCTCAGCTTTCAAGAGCAGTTGAACAAAGGCAGGACAAGCAACCGATGATGAGCGACCTACGAGACTCCGGCAACATCGAACAAGACGCAGATGTCGTGTGCTTCCTCTACAGAGAAGATTATTATGACCAAGAATCAGAACTCAAAAACCATCTCGAAATCAACATCGCCAAGCATCGCAACGGGCCAGTTGGCAGTTTTATGGTCTACTACAACAAAGATAATAGTCGACTCGCATCGATTCAGTGA